In one window of Gossypium arboreum isolate Shixiya-1 chromosome 4, ASM2569848v2, whole genome shotgun sequence DNA:
- the LOC108459685 gene encoding protein BIG GRAIN 1-like A: MNMWDKLPREDGYRNRRENPSFSSTLLDAIYRSIDESNGSTKGEGELILYGKKHGSNPSLKEDEMQSACMVQKWMEKKVCCDRRRKSMADSERIYRNEFDDPMFTSSSSDSSCGGRFSSSESDSFYREKSRSWSSSSPSHYTTHSHSHSHSHSHSHSHSHSHSHRPKPIRTSVEDSFHGHGRAAASATQKKPKHEGGFVRTKSKALKIYSDLKKVKHPISPGGRFAAFLNSLFTAGNAKKKNITSSAGGYEERKSKSEQPTSSTCSSASSFSRSCLSKTPSSRGNGTKRSVRFCLDHEDYSRPCGHKNDHHQSQASIRKPIDKELELRIMEENRRVVEAAKDLLKNYQKKKEEYGNIEEYSDDDEEEEEEEDAASYASSELFELDNLSAIGIERYRQELPVYETTHLDTNRAIANSLIV; the protein is encoded by the coding sequence ATGAATATGTGGGATAAGCTACCAAGAGAAGATGGGTACCGAAACAGGAGAGAAAACCCATCCTTCTCTTCAACTCTTCTTGATGCCATCTACCGTTCCATTGATGAATCCAATGGCAGTACTAAAGGAGAGGGAGAGCTGATTTTGTACGGGAAGAAGCACGGCAGTAACCCTTCACTGAAAGAAGATGAAATGCAAAGTGCTTGCATGGTCCAGAAATGGATGGAAAAGAAAGTTTGTTGTGATAGACGACGAAAATCCATGGCGGATTCTGAAAGGATCTATCGAAATGAGTTTGATGATCCCATGTTCACTTCCAGCTCTTCTGATTCTAGCTGCGGTGGTAGGTTTTCTTCCTCAGAATCAGATTCCTTTTATCGTGAAAAATCAAGGTCATGGTCATCATCATCGCCAAGTCATTACACTACTCATAGCCATAGCCATAGCCATAGCCATAGCCATAGCCATAGCCATAGCCATAGCCATAGCCATAGGCCTAAGCCTATTCGGACGAGCGTTGAAGACAGTTTCCATGGCCATGGCCGTGCAGCTGCTAGTGCTACACAAAAAAAGCCAAAGCATGAAGGGGGTTTTGTAAGAACAAAATCCAAGGCCTTGAAGATTTACAGCGATCTCAAAAAGGTTAAGCATCCAATATCTCCAGGTGGTCGGTTTGCAGCCTTTCTTAACTCACTTTTCACTGCGGGGAATGCAAAGAAGAAAAATATTACATCGTCGGCAGGAGGATACGAGGAAAGGAAGTCAAAATCTGAGCAACCAACATCGTCAACATGTTCTTCAGCTTCCTCGTTTTCAAGATCCTGTTTGAGTAAGACTCCATCTTCAAGAGGCAACGGGACAAAAAGGTCAGTCAGGTTTTGTCTTGATCATGAGGATTATTCCAGGCCCTGTGGGCATAAAAATGATCACCATCAAAGTCAAGCATCCATAAGAAAACCAATCGACAAAGAGCTAGAGTTGCGCATCATGGAAGAAAATCGTCGAGTTGTGGAAGCTGCTAAGGATCTTTTAAAGAATTACCAGAAGAAAAAGGAAGAGTACGGCAATATTGAAGAGTATAGTGATGATgatgaggaggaggaggaggaggaagacGCAGCTAGTTACGCAAGCTCCGAACTTTTCGAATTGGATAATCTTTCAGCTATAGGTATTGAAAGGTATCGGCAAGAGTTGCCTGTGTATGAGACAACCCACCTCGATACTAATCGAGCCATTGCAAATAGTTTGATTGTGTGA